In Marinobacter sp. ANT_B65, the following proteins share a genomic window:
- a CDS encoding NAD(P)-dependent oxidoreductase, with protein sequence MTKKLPHIAFLGIGLMGAPMARNLLDAGFPMTLWNRTAGKCEPFASAATVAGTPAEAVRTADVVITMLENSDVVEQVMIESGAMDAMTPGALVIDMSSIQPSVARRHGALAAEKGLGYLDAPVSGGTLGAQEARLSIMAGGSEEDVSRALQVFDRLGKCTRIGPVGSGQLAKLANQAIVGITIGAVSEALLLAARGGADPAAVREALMGGFAGSRILDLHGQRMIDRDFAPGAPARIQLKDMRMILDEARAEGLTLPLAQQVHNEYLSLVANGHSDADHSGLLLELEHINSTRLGANVSPLKSDRKE encoded by the coding sequence GCCCGCAACCTGCTGGATGCAGGCTTCCCGATGACCTTGTGGAATCGCACTGCCGGCAAATGTGAGCCATTTGCCAGTGCGGCAACCGTTGCCGGCACTCCCGCTGAAGCTGTGCGAACTGCAGATGTTGTTATCACCATGCTTGAAAACAGCGATGTGGTGGAGCAGGTGATGATTGAAAGTGGAGCTATGGATGCCATGACGCCAGGGGCCCTGGTGATCGATATGAGCTCCATCCAGCCTTCAGTGGCTCGTCGTCACGGGGCACTTGCGGCTGAGAAAGGTCTGGGTTATCTGGATGCTCCGGTTTCCGGTGGCACCCTGGGAGCGCAGGAAGCTCGCTTGAGTATTATGGCTGGAGGCTCTGAGGAAGATGTATCCAGGGCTCTGCAGGTGTTTGACAGGTTGGGCAAGTGCACCAGGATTGGCCCTGTGGGTTCCGGGCAGCTGGCCAAGCTGGCTAATCAGGCAATTGTCGGGATAACCATAGGGGCGGTCTCTGAAGCCCTGTTGCTGGCCGCCAGGGGTGGCGCGGATCCGGCAGCAGTTCGCGAAGCCTTGATGGGTGGGTTTGCTGGCAGTCGGATTCTGGATCTGCACGGTCAGCGCATGATTGACCGGGATTTTGCTCCCGGTGCACCTGCACGCATTCAGCTAAAAGACATGCGGATGATTCTGGATGAAGCTCGCGCAGAAGGTTTGACTCTGCCGCTGGCGCAACAGGTGCATAATGAATACCTGTCTCTGGTTGCCAATGGTCACAGTGATGCAGATCACAGCGGCCTGCTTCTGGAACTGGAGCATATTAACAGTACCCGACTGGGGGCAAATGTCTCCCCCTTAAAATCAGATCGAAAGGAGTGA
- the hyi gene encoding hydroxypyruvate isomerase translates to MPRFAANLSMLFTEVPFPERFAKAAEAGFSGVEFLFPYEWPKDVLSGALNDNDLTQVLFNMPPGDWDAGERGIACLPDRVDEFRDGVYQAIEYARALGCKRLNCLAGLKPVDLDETTAWQTLVANIAWAADKLAAENITLCLEAINSRVDMPRFFLDTLGKVMALIEEVDADNLRLQYDIYHMQIMQGDLLRSMECLLPWIGHIQFADNPGRHEPGTGEINFSNVFAAIDKMDYDGWVSAEYKPSGATTESLNWLPV, encoded by the coding sequence ATGCCGCGTTTTGCTGCCAACTTGTCGATGCTGTTTACCGAGGTTCCGTTTCCCGAACGTTTTGCCAAAGCGGCCGAGGCGGGATTCTCGGGTGTAGAGTTCCTGTTCCCCTATGAATGGCCTAAAGATGTGCTCAGTGGGGCCCTGAACGATAATGATCTTACTCAGGTATTGTTCAATATGCCTCCCGGTGACTGGGACGCTGGAGAGCGCGGCATTGCCTGCCTGCCAGACAGGGTTGATGAGTTTCGTGACGGGGTATATCAGGCCATTGAGTACGCCCGCGCGCTGGGTTGCAAGCGGCTGAATTGCCTGGCCGGACTAAAGCCGGTCGATCTGGATGAAACAACGGCCTGGCAGACATTGGTAGCCAATATTGCCTGGGCGGCTGACAAACTGGCTGCCGAGAACATTACACTATGCCTGGAGGCGATCAATTCGCGCGTCGATATGCCCAGATTTTTCCTTGATACGTTGGGTAAGGTCATGGCGCTGATTGAAGAAGTTGATGCGGATAACCTGCGCCTGCAGTACGACATCTACCATATGCAGATCATGCAGGGTGACCTTTTGCGATCTATGGAGTGTCTGTTGCCCTGGATTGGCCACATACAGTTTGCCGATAACCCTGGCCGACATGAACCGGGAACCGGTGAGATTAACTTTTCGAATGTTTTCGCTGCCATAGATAAAATGGATTATGACGGCTGGGTAAGCGCGGAATACAAGCCCTCAGGCGCTACCACGGAAAGCCTGAACTGGCTTCCGGTATAA
- a CDS encoding response regulator transcription factor, producing the protein MKALVIEDDQDVANYLVKGLKESDFVVDHAADGKEGMMMAASEEYDIMIVDRMLPGMDGLSIIKTVRATGNQVPILILSALGDVDDRVEGLRGGGDDYLTKPFSFTELLARIESLVRRNRQSAETETVLRVADLEMDLLARTVKRSGQNIDVQPREFRLLEYLMRNAGQVVTRTMLLEKVWDYHFDPQTNVIDVHISRLRAKIDKEFETPLLQTIRGAGYMLRETA; encoded by the coding sequence GTGAAAGCACTGGTAATCGAAGACGATCAGGACGTAGCAAATTATCTTGTCAAAGGTCTGAAGGAATCAGACTTCGTAGTCGATCATGCTGCTGACGGCAAGGAAGGCATGATGATGGCCGCCAGTGAAGAATACGACATCATGATTGTCGACCGCATGCTCCCCGGGATGGACGGGCTTTCAATCATCAAGACAGTTCGTGCCACGGGCAACCAGGTGCCGATTCTGATTCTGAGCGCGCTGGGCGATGTAGACGATCGGGTTGAAGGCCTGCGGGGCGGAGGTGATGATTACCTGACCAAGCCTTTTTCCTTCACTGAACTTCTTGCACGGATTGAGTCGCTGGTACGCCGGAACCGTCAATCTGCGGAAACTGAAACCGTGTTGCGTGTAGCTGATCTCGAAATGGATCTGCTGGCCCGAACAGTAAAGCGTTCCGGCCAGAATATTGATGTTCAGCCCCGGGAATTCCGGTTACTGGAATATCTTATGCGTAATGCGGGTCAGGTGGTTACCCGGACCATGTTGCTGGAGAAAGTATGGGACTATCACTTTGATCCCCAGACTAACGTGATCGACGTGCACATCAGTCGTCTCCGGGCAAAAATCGACAAGGAATTCGAGACACCCTTGCTGCAGACCATCCGGGGTGCAGGGTACATGTTACGTGAAACTGCTTAG
- a CDS encoding sensor histidine kinase, with translation MKLLSQLRTSSFQLALLYMVVFATSVFLLLAFIYWRTAGFMTAQTDETIEAEIAGLAEQYRGRGANGLITIIRERVARDPNAKTVYLLTTEDFLKLAGNIETWPEGSRSESGWINFTLGPAVGWTGSERLARARIFEVQGGLRLLVGRDVDELTNLKRVIETAINWGMGITLALALLGGFLMSRSTTRRIEIINNTSRRIMNGHLSLRIPTRGTEDDFDQLAENLNQMLDRIVYLMEGIRHVSDSIAHDLRTPLTRLRNQLENTLMSVDNDEAREQAGRAVAEADQLLATFNALLRIARLETKGNSADMKQVTLDALVSDACELYEALSEDKEQTFEQSLEEGVIIEGDRDLLFQMISNLIDNAIKYTPEHGTIGVAVRKEGDEAVFEVKDSGIGIPDDEKDQVFQRFYRVGKSRSLPGNGLGLSLVSAVADIHQGQIVLSDTSPDEVPPGLTVAVRMPAFTRLRKRIKAASTDQSADSSDGDAQAPAEAGRA, from the coding sequence GTGAAACTGCTTAGCCAGCTCAGGACATCGTCCTTTCAGCTTGCCCTGCTGTACATGGTGGTGTTTGCCACCTCGGTATTTTTATTACTGGCCTTTATTTACTGGCGTACAGCGGGATTTATGACCGCTCAGACCGACGAGACCATTGAAGCGGAAATTGCAGGGTTGGCGGAACAGTATAGGGGGCGTGGTGCAAACGGCCTGATCACGATTATCCGTGAGCGGGTGGCACGTGATCCTAATGCCAAAACTGTTTATCTTCTGACTACCGAGGATTTCCTCAAACTTGCCGGCAATATTGAAACCTGGCCGGAGGGTTCCCGTTCAGAAAGTGGCTGGATTAATTTCACGCTCGGTCCGGCCGTTGGGTGGACAGGTTCGGAGCGGCTCGCTCGCGCCCGCATTTTTGAAGTTCAGGGCGGTCTGAGACTGCTGGTTGGTCGTGATGTGGACGAGCTGACCAACCTCAAGAGAGTTATTGAAACTGCCATTAACTGGGGCATGGGGATTACCCTTGCACTGGCGTTGCTTGGCGGTTTTCTCATGAGCCGAAGTACAACCCGCCGTATTGAAATTATCAACAATACCTCCCGCCGAATCATGAATGGGCACCTCTCTTTGAGGATACCTACCCGTGGCACAGAGGATGATTTTGACCAGCTCGCGGAAAATCTGAACCAGATGCTGGACCGGATCGTTTATCTGATGGAAGGGATCCGGCATGTGTCTGACAGCATCGCCCACGACCTTCGTACACCTCTTACACGGCTGCGGAACCAGCTTGAAAATACTCTGATGTCCGTAGACAACGACGAGGCCCGGGAGCAGGCCGGCCGCGCTGTTGCTGAGGCAGATCAGCTGCTGGCAACCTTTAATGCCCTGTTGCGAATTGCACGCCTTGAAACCAAAGGCAATTCCGCGGATATGAAGCAGGTCACCCTGGATGCACTGGTATCCGACGCCTGTGAACTATACGAGGCGCTGTCTGAAGATAAAGAGCAGACGTTTGAGCAGTCGCTGGAAGAGGGGGTCATCATTGAGGGTGATCGTGATCTGTTGTTCCAGATGATCAGCAACCTGATTGATAACGCCATCAAATATACGCCGGAACACGGCACCATTGGTGTCGCTGTCCGGAAAGAAGGCGATGAAGCGGTATTTGAAGTAAAAGATAGCGGTATCGGTATTCCCGATGATGAAAAAGATCAGGTATTCCAGCGTTTCTATCGGGTTGGAAAGAGCCGTTCACTTCCGGGGAACGGCCTGGGGCTCAGCCTGGTGAGTGCCGTTGCAGACATTCACCAGGGGCAGATTGTGCTTAGCGACACCTCTCCGGATGAAGTACCACCCGGGCTGACGGTGGCTGTGCGGATGCCCGCCTTTACCCGTTTACGCAAACGTATCAAAGCTGCATCGACTGATCAGTCGGCAGACTCGTCTGACGGCGACGCACAAGCCCCTGCTGAAGCCGGCCGCGCCTGA
- the greB gene encoding transcription elongation factor GreB translates to MKTPLITRQGYDDLQKELDELWRFERPEITKKVTWAASLGDRSENADYQYNKKRLREIDRRVRYLRRCLDNLKVVDQRPEQEGKVFFGAWVDVENDDGETLKFRIVGYDEIFNRTDYISIDSPMARALLKKEVGDEAEVKTKAGTVTWYINAIEYVT, encoded by the coding sequence TTGAAGACACCACTTATTACGCGACAGGGTTACGATGACCTGCAAAAAGAGCTTGATGAGCTCTGGCGGTTTGAACGCCCGGAAATCACAAAAAAAGTGACCTGGGCGGCAAGTCTGGGTGACCGAAGTGAAAATGCTGACTACCAGTACAACAAGAAGCGGCTCCGTGAAATCGACCGCCGGGTTCGCTACCTGAGGCGCTGCCTGGACAACCTCAAAGTGGTTGATCAACGCCCGGAGCAAGAAGGAAAGGTCTTTTTTGGTGCCTGGGTAGATGTCGAAAATGATGACGGCGAAACACTGAAGTTCAGAATCGTCGGCTATGACGAGATATTCAATCGCACCGATTATATTTCCATCGACTCACCGATGGCCCGGGCATTGCTGAAAAAAGAAGTAGGTGATGAAGCGGAAGTGAAAACCAAGGCCGGAACAGTGACCTGGTATATCAACGCTATCGAATACGTGACGTAG
- a CDS encoding acyl-CoA-binding protein, which produces MSDLKTRFDEAVNYIQTAEGDFKPSNEMKLEFYALYKQGTEGDVSGKRPGMMDFVGRAKYDAWEKCKGMSADEAMQKYIDKLEALK; this is translated from the coding sequence ATGAGCGACCTGAAAACCAGGTTCGACGAAGCAGTGAACTATATCCAGACTGCGGAAGGTGACTTCAAACCCTCCAACGAAATGAAGCTGGAATTCTACGCCCTTTACAAACAGGGGACTGAAGGCGATGTATCCGGTAAACGCCCGGGCATGATGGATTTTGTTGGCCGCGCCAAGTATGACGCCTGGGAAAAGTGCAAAGGCATGTCAGCAGACGAAGCCATGCAGAAGTACATCGACAAACTCGAAGCCCTTAAATAA
- a CDS encoding DNA ligase: MRTKSREGIQTCQVWRAFSLLLAIILLTLVRVAQASPPPVPLANTYQQGVRLQEYWVSEKLDGVRAYWDGERLLSRKGNVYRAPAWFVADFPGIPLDGELWMGRQRFAELSGAVRKRVPVDSEWREIRFHVFDLPAPGPFHSRYEQLKTWVEKADSAYLKLVEQEPATNHAALMARLDRMVADGGEGLMLKRHESRYEAGRSDDLLKVKAFEDAEAVVVAHVAGKGRLKGLMGALQVELADGRRFRIGSGFSDELRARPPAPGTRITFKHYGFTATGLPRFASFLRVRDDEPEQSEGKL, translated from the coding sequence ATGCGTACGAAAAGCAGGGAAGGAATACAGACATGCCAGGTGTGGCGGGCTTTCAGCCTGTTGCTGGCGATTATACTGCTGACCCTGGTGCGCGTAGCGCAGGCGAGCCCGCCGCCAGTGCCTCTGGCCAATACCTATCAGCAAGGAGTCCGGCTGCAGGAGTACTGGGTCAGTGAGAAGCTTGATGGTGTCAGAGCATACTGGGACGGCGAGCGGTTATTATCACGCAAGGGGAATGTCTATCGGGCTCCGGCCTGGTTTGTTGCAGATTTCCCCGGTATTCCCCTGGACGGTGAACTCTGGATGGGGCGCCAGCGCTTTGCAGAGCTTTCCGGAGCGGTGCGTAAGAGGGTGCCGGTAGACAGCGAATGGCGTGAGATCCGCTTTCATGTGTTTGATCTGCCTGCCCCCGGACCTTTTCACTCCCGGTATGAGCAGCTGAAGACTTGGGTAGAAAAGGCGGATTCTGCTTATCTGAAGCTGGTTGAGCAGGAGCCCGCAACCAATCATGCTGCACTGATGGCACGCCTGGACAGGATGGTTGCAGACGGCGGCGAAGGATTGATGCTCAAACGGCATGAAAGCCGTTACGAAGCTGGCCGCTCTGATGACCTGTTGAAGGTGAAAGCCTTTGAAGACGCCGAGGCAGTCGTGGTTGCACACGTTGCCGGGAAGGGACGTCTGAAGGGGCTGATGGGAGCTCTGCAGGTGGAGTTGGCGGATGGTCGCCGTTTTCGGATAGGGTCCGGGTTCAGCGATGAACTGCGTGCCCGGCCACCGGCCCCCGGAACCCGTATAACCTTCAAACACTATGGTTTCACGGCGACTGGGCTGCCTCGTTTCGCAAGTTTCTTGCGTGTGCGTGACGATGAACCGGAGCAGTCAGAGGGTAAGCTCTGA